The window ggtagagcattcacctagcttacatgaggcactgggtttgatcctcagcatcatataaaaataaaataagggtattgtgctcatctccacctgaaaaacaaaagtgtgtgtttatatatatacatacatacatatatttaaaataagaaatggcCTCCTAATGCCCCAGAGAAGGGGCAAGCATGTTAGATAGTGTGCTCTCCAGCCTGGGAGCATCCAAGCAGAGGCTATGCAGACTGTAATGTGAGGGAGATCTGAATGGATTTGTCTCTAAGAAGGATGCTTCCTGTTTAGAGCATCTCTGCTTGCTGGGAGGTGACAAAGAAGCTTGGATGTGTTGCTCTCGTTCTTGCTTCATAGCTTTGCCACTTGATGtcaatgaatttattttctagataCTCTGACCTGGTCACAGCCAGAGACATTTGGAAGTCCTCCATCTCCCCGGCATGGTCATATGATGGTAGCAGCAGGGACAAAGCTTTTCATCCATGGAGGCTTGGCAGGGGACAAATTCTTTGATGATTTCCATTGCATTGATACAAGTAAGTAGGGTAGAGTGTGTGGAGGCTTGtctgtggtactgggattgaaccccatAGCGGGGCACATTAAACTACATCTCAGACCTTTTTTatcttaagacagggtcttagggctgggattgtggctcagtggtagagcactcgcctagtacaagtaagacccgggttcaatcctcagcacaaaaaataaaggcattgtgttgagtctaaaaaataaataacatcaaaaaaaaaaaaaaaagacagggctTGGTAAGTTAGTTGCCCtggctgacctagaacttgtgatcctcctgtctcagcctcccaagtagctgggtttatAGACATGCTTCCTCACATCTGGCTGCTTAACATGTTTTTTCCTAAAagaagctgggtacagtggtagactcctataatcccagcttttccagaggctgaggtagaaggatacTTGTAAGATCAAGGACAgccctgggcaaattagtgaggccctgtctcaaattaaaaaggggtGGCGatccagctcagtggtagagtacttgcctagcatgcgcaagtCCCTGGGCCCAATCcctgtaccacaaaaaaaaaaaaaaaaatgtgtgtgtgtgtgtgtgtgtgtgttttctttattaGATGTGCTTTTCTGTTTcgttttttggtaatggggattgaaccaggggtgcttaatcactgagctccCCAAcctcttatattttttatttttgagacagggcctttctaaattgctgaggctggtctcaaactttcgatcctcctgcctcagactccccagttcttgggattacaagcatgcaccattgtgccctgTTCATTATGCTTTGTGCTCTACAACTGGATTTCTTTCAGGCATTAGCCACACCAGACCAGGAAAACATTTAGGATGTTTCTGAAGGTAAAAGACCAGAAGTACATGTTTCTCAGGCTAAACATTTGAAAACACAGGAAGAGGAAAGTTAGAACATGAGAATTGTCTCTAAGTAGCTAACGTGCACTGACAGGCCCTGGAGAGCCTGGTCTCCTTCTGGATTATTCCTTTGGGTTCTAGCTCCTTTTGGGCAGGGACTCATCTCTTGTTTGCTGGTGTATTTCTAGCACTTAGTACAGTGTCTGGAACATTCTAAGTGATGAAATACACATCTGTTTATGAGTGGATAGATTAATAAATGAACAGTTGTACATTACTCTAGACTCAAGAACAATGGAACAATGGGCAAAAGGTATGGGAACTCCTGTGCAGACTTCCTTACCAAGCACTGGGTTCTTTGAAGCCTGGGGATGCTGACTGAGATTCTAACATTGGCTAGCATTGTGACCGCAAATACTTGGCCCCCTTCACACTGACAGGTGGAAACagatattcattctttttttttttaacctttgtttatgtaaaatatttttttttagtggtgctggagatcaaattgaacccagtgccccatgagtgctaggcaagcactctaccactgagccacagtcccagaacatgatcttcattcttttttttttttttttttaaagagagagaatttttttaatatttattttttagttttcggcggacacaacatctttgttggtatgtggtgctgaggatcgaacccgggccgcacgcatgccaggcgagcgcgctaccgcttgagccacatccccagcccatgatctTCATTCTTTACAAGAAGCATTCCTTGCAGGTGGTCCCATGGGGttttatgcttatttttcaaaaggaagTCCTTTTCTCTTGTGCTGAAGGACTGGACTACTTCCTGTCTGTTTTTCCTGCCTACCCAAATAGTTCTCTAAACCTAAAATCTAATAATATCCTGCCTCACGTAAATGCTTCTTAAATTCTTGTTTAAAAGATtctaattagggctggggatgtggctcaagcggtagcgcgctcgcctggcatgcgtgcgacccgggttcgatcctcagcaccacataccaacaaagatgttgtgtccgccgagaactagaaaataaatattaaaaaaaaaaaaagattctaattaGCTGGGAaaggtggggcacacctgtaatcccagcggcttgggaggctgaagcaggaggatcacaagttcaaagccagcctcagcaatttagcaaggccctaagcaatttagtgagacctgtctcaaaataaataaaataaaaaggactggggatgtagcacagaggtagagcacccttgggctccccagtacccccccccaaaaaaaaaaagttttggaagTAGATGCTAAGGAAGGCAGCACGTTGTAGAGAACTCAGATTTTGGAGCAGGACCTCAGtctagctctgccacttacaaGCTGTGGGATCTCAAGCAagcctctttccctctctaaTAATCCCCTTGTGCTCATCTGTAAGAAGGGGGTAGGctggggtggggatatagctcagtttgtaaagtgtttgcctcacatgttcaagaggccctggatttaatccccaacaccacacacacaaaaaaaggggaGGTGAAGGGTAGGCACAAATAATAGCAATTCACAGAGCTTTTATGAGAATTAAGTGAACCAAATATTGAAAGTAGCCAGCCAGTGCTTACAAAGTTGCTTTCTGAATAACTTGGTATTTAAAACACACAACTTACCTGCTTCTGGGCAGTTAATGGTGTGAACAAAGGTGATAATCACTAAATAAGGCTGTATCACATTTCTCAGAGTGCTCCATCAGAATCCTCTAGGTTAATTGTAAAAACTATAGATCACTGAGtgtttcccctccctccctggactACCCATTCAAGCCCCACCTCCAAGTAATTCTTATGCACACTAGACCTTGCTCTGGCACCTCTCTAGAGCTCCAAGTGAATGACCTGCATTAGATAACTTTGAAACCACATTTTAGCCTGTATAGTGCTAACTCTTTCTCTCTGCAGGTGACATGAAGTGGCAGAAGCTCAGTCCCACAGGGGTCGCCCCAGCAGGCTGTGCTGCCCACTCAGCTGTGACTTTGGGAAAACATATATATGTCTTTGGAGGAATGACTCCTACCGGAGCACTGGACACAATGTACCAGTATCACATAGGTGAGTGGTGCAAACGTGTTTTGCAAAGTGACATAATGCCTTGGTTTTTCAGTTTGGTTCCTCCATGTCTAaatcaaaaggaatgaaaattgaacttacaggaaatgacatcattaaaGCAGTAACACTGTCTTTGGGGTTTGTTTTCCCTCACTCAGCTGATGCTGTAAATCACAGAACATCTCTTGAAATTTCATAACATGCACCTTTGTTCTTTACCCCTGCCAGAAAAACAGCTATGGTCTCTCCTTAAATTTGATACTTTGCTGCCCCCTGGACGTTTGGATCATTCCATGTGTATCATTCCATGGCCAGTGACATCTACTTCTGAGAAAGAAGACTCAAATTCTGTTACCCTAAACTGTGAAACTGAGAAAGGGGATTCCACCGACAGAATGGCACCATGTGGCAGCACATCTGAGGAAAGCCAGAGTGACATAATGCTATGTTTTGTGTTTGGTGGGATGAATACAGAAGGGGAAATCTATAATGATTGTATTGTGACTGtaattgactaaaaaaaaaaaaaattattgttactTAAAAGAAACCTTAACTGTTTTctgcttccaatttttttctgcaaaatatatCCATCTTACTTTGGTAGGTAATGACTTGACAGCCCAATGCAAAAAATTCTATTATAAAAACGGTTTTACCAGCAACCAAACCTAGGTAAAAGTGGGCCATGGTGGCAAATGTCTGTAATCCCTGCAATTTTGAACTCCTAGGAGgttcaaaagtttgaggccagcctgggcaactcagtgagaccctgtctcaaaataaagggctgaggatgtatgtagtagtttagtggtagagcactcagggtttaatccccagtcctGGGGGAGGACCCTAAGTAAAGACAAGTCATAGATAGTAGACATTTGCCAGTTGAAAGTTCTTGTTAATATTCATTAGTTGATCCTCAAAGAGGTGCAGACTATTTGATAGTAGTAATAGCCTGTGGGGACAGTtcactattttttgttttaaatatatatatatatatatatatttttttttagttgtaggtggacacagtacctttattttgtttatatgtggtgctgaggatagaactcagggcttcTTGCAAGTACTAGAAGAGTGCTctaaccctgagccacaaccccagcccaacaggtCACTTTTAACATTTGCTGGGGCTTGGCCTACAGACCTTATTACACTACAGGCCTACCCAAATGCTTCTGAGGAAGTGCATAAGTCTAAGCTTTAGTATTCAGAAAAATTTGGTGTTGGATCCCCAGTCTACCATCCTTAACAAATTAATCTTTCAGCTGGTTGCCCATCACAAAATACTTTATCCTTGGGCAGTATAGGATTTCATGTTAGCACCAGACAATAAAGACCTTTATTGAGTTTTACTAGTCACCTACCTACATATTATTATGCTCAAAATGCCAATCCAAATAGTCCCAAGATATTACTGTCACAGCCAATACCTTTGTGGGATAGTTTATTAAGGCCACCATCTAGATGCTACCCTACTACCACTGAGAAATTTCAGGGAGGATTCTACTGTAGCTGGAGCTTAAAGTCCAGcttttctacctttttaaaattataaaatgggggctggggatgtggctcaagccgtagcgcgcttgcctggcatgcatgcggcccgggtttgatcctcagcaccacagagaaagatgttgtgtccactgataactaaaaaagaaatatttaaaaaattctctctcctctctaaaaaaataaaaataaaaaattataaaatgaatccaGCTAAGTGGCAGTGTGTGCTTGGCAAGTGCAAagccttggatttgatccccagtatcacaaaaaattttaaatgaaaatctaaGTGTATAAAAAGTTAATATCAGTGATCAGGCCCCATTTTTGTGTGTGCAATTAAGtctttttaagttgaaaaaaaatctaacgaAAATTCCATCAATTCTTAAAAGAGAATccatccaggcacagtggcctgcccttgtaatcccagcaactagggctgacgcaggaagattgcaaacttTGGAACTAGgtgggcaatttaggaagaccatgtctaaatataaagggctgggatatagctcactaTAGAGTTCAGaaggatgaaaaaaagaaaaagataacccAAGCAGCTACAAGCATCATTTATAGTAAGTCACTAGAAAGGAAGTTTTAAGAAGGGGGAAGtaggaaattttaattatatccAAGAAAACTCCACTCTTGGCCTCTGAAATGGCCCTTGACTAGGTAAGGATACAGTGAACCTCTTCCCCTTTTTTTAGATTAATATTTCCAGGGAATTTGTCTCGTTTAAACAGAAATGTTTCCTTATTTCAACATTTCAAATAACCTCAAACCAAGTACACACAAATGAGAACCTTAAATTGGAATGTTTTATCTAATTAGAAGCTTTTCACAAAAATTAGACCAGtgtaaataacaaacatttattggtgTCACTTATGGTAGAAAAAAGTTCCTACACCAGATGTGCATGACCCAATTGTTAAATAGAACATTTCTGAGGGAACACACATCCTGACCCATGTTTTTATATCCAGTTTTTAAGATAGCCAATTCctcctctcccccccaccccaaaacacGTGAGCAACTGCTAATGAAAAGCAGTAAACAGCCACTTGGGCTATAGCATTTTCAACTCCACTCTGAGGTGAAGATTCCAATTACATTCGAGACTTAAGTTCTCTCAATTTTCTCCTAACGAAAGTTCCTGAGTCCAGTATTTACAATATTACAGCACTAGCAGATCAGTGTCTACAACTCGTCTCTTTCTGATGTATCCTCTTCACCAGTCGGGGGAGGGCCTGCACTTCCATAGAGTTTGCTGATAATTGGCTGAACAATTTCTTCTAGTTCCTTCTTTTTAGCTTTGAAGTCTTCAATGTCAGCATCTTGGTGGCTTTCCAGCCATTCAATTTTTTCCTCTACAGCTTTTTCCATGGTCTCCTTATCTTCAGAGGAAAGTTTGCCTCCCAACTTTTCTTTATCTCCAATCTGATTCTTTAGAGAATAGGCATAGCTTTCCAACTCATTCCTGGTATCAATGCGCTCCTTGAGTCTTTTGTCTTCCTCAGCAAACTTCTCAGCATCATTAACCATCCTTTCGATTTCTTCAGGTGTCAGGCGATTTTGATCATTGGTAATTGTGATCTTATTTTTGTTCCCTGTACCCTTATCTTCAGCTGTCACCCGAAGAATGCCATTCACATCTATCTCAAAAGTGACTTCAATCTGGGGGACCCCACGGGGAGCAGGAGGAATTCCAGTGAGATCAAATGTACCCAGAAGGTGGTTGTCTTTTGTCAGGGGTCGTTCACCTAGAAGTTACACACAGAAAAACTTGTTACTGACAACTCTGGATCCCTACATTTCAGTCTATTAGAACACATAATGGGGCAAGGGCACTTCAAACCAAAAGTGATTCAATATTGGTCTACAGAAGACAGCAACTGGGTGACACTATTACTAATCCTTAACTAAATTTCACCTGTTTTCGAGTGAAAACTCGATTTTGTTCTTGTATTCTAGAAGCCAGCTCAGAAGTTATTTCTAATGGGAAAGAGTGCTAAATAAGTACTGAATATATGACACTCAGCACCAAATTAAGGACCTCCTCCCCCATCTTGAAAACAGCAGCTTCTCCTTTACCTAGCCATTTTTATAGTGTATACTAAACAAGGAGTCACATTCTTTTAAAGCACAACACAATAGTAACAAATGTAAGTAATTACCTTCATAGACCTTGATTGTAACAGTAGGTTGATTATCAGAAGCTGTAGAAAAGATCTGAGACTTCTTGGTGGGTACCACAGTGTTCCTTGGTATCAGTTTGGTCATGACACCTCCCACAGTTTCAATACCAAGTGTCAGGGGACATACATCAAGCAGTACTAGGTCACCTGCAAAGGTAAATTAATCAAGGTAAGTTCTAATTCAAGAGATGTGAGAACACTACAAGCAATCTCTCCACaaacttaaaagtttatttttctgttttgtcattTGTTTAGGTTCTAGGCATAAACAATTTAGGATAAATGAAATACACAGTTGTTGCTAAGAATCTTAAGACTGTACTAGGACTTGTCTTCTTTACTAGCTGGGTAAACTTGTGGCTTAcgcttttattgttttatacagCAATTGCTAATTATATTCTTCCTATCAAACTACCAAAGCTTTGTAACCTACCTGTATCTTGATCACCAGAGAGTACACCAGCCTGGACAGCAGCACCATATGCAACAGCCTCATCTGGGTTTATGCCACGGGATGGCTCCTTGCCATTGAAGAACTCTTTAACAAGTTGCTGAATCTTTGGAATTCGAGTAGAGCCACCAACAAGAACAATCTCATCAATATCAGACTTCTTCAAGTCAGAATCCTCCAGTACTTTCTGAACAGGCTTCATGGTAGACCGGAACAGGTCCTAAAATAAGAGACATGGTTATTGTGATGCCTGTTATACCTAGATAttggacacattattttaaattcagagaGGCTAAATACATCTAATTAGCAAAGCAGAAAACAAGGAACACACCATGTTTAGCTCTTCAAATTTGGCCCGAGTCAGGGTTTCAGAAAAGTCTTCTCCTTCATAGAAGGACTCAATTTCAATTCTTGCTTGATGTTGAGAAGACAGGGCCCGCTTGGCCTTTTCTACTTCACGCCGGAGTTTCTGCACAGCTCTGTTGTCTTTCCTAACATCTTTGCCAGTCTTCTTTTTGTACAGCTTGATGAAGTGTTCCATAACACGCTGGTCAAAGTCTTCTCCACCCAAATGAGTATCTCCATTAGTGGCCACGACTTCGAAGACACCATTGTCAATGGTGAGAAGAGACACATCGAAGGTTCCACCACCCAAATCAAACACTAGGAtgttcttctctccctccctcttatCCAGGCCATAAGCAATAGCAGCTGCTGTACTGTTTGaatgaaaagggggaaaaatgcttAGTCAGGTTCAAGTTTCCCCTATTGGCAAATATGCCATATCCTTGAATTTGATACTTACGGCTCATTGATGATCCTCATAACATTCAGGCCAGCAATAGTTCCAGCATCTTTGGTTGCTTGCCGCTGGGCATCATTAAAATAGGCTGGTACAGTAACAACTGCATGGGTAACCTAAAAGAATATCAAAAGAAAGTAAGTGTATTATTATACATGGTTTAACCCTTATTTAAATTAGTCAAACTACCACTCTAGTATCTATGCCAGTTTACTGGTAGGAAGAGTATATTATATACAACTTTATATCCAAGAAATTGCATGCATGAAATGATAACACATGAAAAGTATCTGGCCATTTTGTTTGGCCTATGGTCAAGCATTAAAAAAGTAAACCTGACAAACATGGATGTCATTCAGATTCAAAGTTTTAACACCATAAGGCATCCACAAATCAACcaagaataaaataatctttaaaaaaaaataaacacttaacaTTGTTCTAGAAATATTTACCTTCTTTCCCAAATAAGCCTCAGCAGTCTCTTTCATTTTAGTGAGAACCATAGCAGAAATTTCTTCTGGAGCAAATGTCTTAGTTTGCCCACCTCCAATATCAACCTGAATGTAtggtttagttttcttttcaaccacctattttaaagaaagatttaataagtaatatttaaaataattatgcaacTATAATCCAGGCTTTAAAAAGACTCACTTTTTCGCccataatttgatttattttggtcACTTGAAGCTGAATATTGCCTAGAAATACTAGGGGTATGTAggtttcttataattttcttcaaattatcttttattcCTAAACTGTTGTGAAAAGACAGTTCGCCAACTTCAAGGTTCTGTTTCGTAACAAACTAAAAAAGCATTCAATTACATTTCATCCCTATCCTTTCTTATTctcttaaaactatttttagcGATTTCTTAACCCTAAATACTCCCACTATCCCACCCACCCTCTAGCAGGAAGAGAATAGCCTGGTCGAACCTTGAAAGGCAAGAACTTGATGTCTTGCTGCACGGACGGGTCATTCCAAGTGCGGCCGATGAGCCGCTTGGCGTCGAAGACCGTGTTCTCAGGATTGGAGGTGAGCTGATTCTTGGCCGCATCGCCGATCAGACGTTCCCCTTCAGGAGTGAAGGCCACATAAGACGGCGTGATGCGGTTGCCCTGATCGTTGGCGATGATCTCCACGCGGCCATTCTTGAACACCCCGACGCTGGCGGAAAAACCCAACAGCAAAGGAATCAGTACTGCACTTCTCACACCAGCCGGGGAGGCCACGCCCCATTCTCCCCCTTCTGCAAACCCAACTTACCAGGAGTAAGTGGTCCCCAGGTCGATGCCGACCACGGTACCCACATCCTCCTTCTTGTCCTCCTCCTCGGCCCGCGCCgcgcagagcagcagcagcaccgCGGCCACCAGAGAGAGCTTCATCTTCCGTAGCTGTCGGCCACTTGCTCTCGGTCAGCAGGCAGGGAAGCAGACAGCCAGAAATCGCAGGCAATCCAGCAACAGGCCACAGCTGAGAGCAGTGAGGTTACGGGTCTGAGAATGGCAAGGGCAAGGTATCAGAAGGAGCTGCGAACAACGTAAAAGGCAGGCCCGGGAAAGCAGGCCGCGGCACTTACCTCTCACACTCGAGACGCCTCAACTCTGTCCGCCTGTGTTGTCTCCGCCAATGTCTAGCGCGCCGTCGCGGACTCGGCTTATATACCCTGCCCCCAGCCCCGTCGTGGAGGCCTCCGATTGGTGAAGGTGCTGCTCGTTGGAGGCCACTGATTGGCTCAGAGCACCAAGCTGGCCGCAGCCGATTCGAAGCGGCCTCCTCCGCAATCTACGTCACCGCTACGCCCCCCGGGTAGACTCATTGGCTGCTAGTCGTTCTCGCAGCCACCAATGAGAGGCAACATCCGCACCGTGGGCTGGCCCCATTGGTTCAGCAGCTGCCTGTCCTTCATGTGACCTCTCACCCCGACGCAGCTTCCGCCGGTAACCACTCTGAACGTATCTTCACGATGGCCCCTGGGGGACTGGCGCCGGTTTCGCGCTCCTGTTCCCTTGGGGTTGTGGTACCTGAGATCCACCTTTACTACTGGCCCTTCCCTTCTCTGTTCCTAATCCCAAAGCAGGAAGCAGCTTTTTCTCCTCCCGGGTTCTATTCCGTCCAAACCAGACTGGCCTCAGCGTAGGTGCCATGAACTCACTAGAACGTATTTTCTCCACACCCTTCGCATCCGCTGCCGGTTGTTTAATGTCCGAACCTCAGGGCCCTTTGTTAATCACCGGCCCGCAGCTCTGGAGCTTGGGCCTGTTTGGGGCTATCGGGCAGCGAATCATGGCTCCTCCCAAATAGTTAAATCACCCCAGTACCCTTCCTAACTATTTTTGTCTATTTAGGGCTTCTCCAAAAGTACCCTCACCCTCGTTAGTTCCCAGGACTAGCCTGGCCAGGCAATTTTCTCCTAGTCCTGACCCTCCTTCCCTACTGTGGTAACCCTTTCCTGTCATATTAAAGCCACTTGCcaccccttttcttcctctcccctgcCCATCTCCCTTTCTGGCTCAGGTTATCATTTACAAGCCCTTCCTTATCCCTTCTGGACACTTTCTATCTTCAGTCCTATACAATGCATGGGTGTCCTAAATGCGTTTGTCAGAGGTCGTCTTGATAATGCTTTACTCTTGTATAATATCgtaatagaaaaacaatagaggCAGCCATTTACtttgcttactatgtgccaagcatcGTTTTGTGTGCTTTTCATGTGTTATTTGGGCCTTATAATTAAGTCATTAATAGGCTGAAAAAGGGAAATCCAT is drawn from Urocitellus parryii isolate mUroPar1 chromosome 4, mUroPar1.hap1, whole genome shotgun sequence and contains these coding sequences:
- the Rabepk gene encoding rab9 effector protein with kelch motifs isoform X3, with protein sequence MKAPFNKTLPTLLLALSLHNHLLRYTLTPPGDSPCARVGHSCSYLPPVGDAKRGKVVIVGGANPNRSFSDVYTMNLGTHQWDLATYGGLLPRYEHASFIPSCTPGSIWVFGGADQSGNRNCLQVLNLDTLTWSQPETFGSPPSPRHGHMMVAAGTKLFIHGGLAGDKFFDDFHCIDTSDMKWQKLSPTGVAPAGCAAHSAVTLGKHIYVFGGMTPTGALDTMYQYHIEKQLWSLLKFDTLLPPGRLDHSMCIIPWPVTSTSEKEDSNSVTLNCETEKGDSTDRMAPCGSTSEESQSDIMLCFVFGGMNTEGEIYNDCIVTVID
- the Rabepk gene encoding rab9 effector protein with kelch motifs isoform X2, whose amino-acid sequence is MKQLPVLEPGDKPRKATWYTLTPPGDSPCARVGHSCSYLPPVGDAKRGKVVIVGGANPNRSFSDVYTMNLGTHQWDLATYGGLLPRYEHASFIPSCTPGSIWVFGGADQSGNRNCLQVLNLETRIWRTPEVTGPPPSPRTFHTSSAAIGNQLYVFGGGERGAQPVQDVKLHVFDANTLTWSQPETFGSPPSPRHGHMMVAAGTKLFIHGGLAGDKFFDDFHCIDTSDMKWQKLSPTGVAPAGCAAHSAVTLGKHIYVFGGMTPTGALDTMYQYHIEKQLWSLLKFDTLLPPGRLDHSMCIIPWPVTSTSEKEDSNSVTLNCETEKGDSTDRMAPCGSTSEESQSDIMLCFVFGGMNTEGEIYNDCIVTVID
- the Rabepk gene encoding rab9 effector protein with kelch motifs isoform X1; amino-acid sequence: MKAPFNKTLPTLLLALSLHNHLLRYTLTPPGDSPCARVGHSCSYLPPVGDAKRGKVVIVGGANPNRSFSDVYTMNLGTHQWDLATYGGLLPRYEHASFIPSCTPGSIWVFGGADQSGNRNCLQVLNLETRIWRTPEVTGPPPSPRTFHTSSAAIGNQLYVFGGGERGAQPVQDVKLHVFDANTLTWSQPETFGSPPSPRHGHMMVAAGTKLFIHGGLAGDKFFDDFHCIDTSDMKWQKLSPTGVAPAGCAAHSAVTLGKHIYVFGGMTPTGALDTMYQYHIEKQLWSLLKFDTLLPPGRLDHSMCIIPWPVTSTSEKEDSNSVTLNCETEKGDSTDRMAPCGSTSEESQSDIMLCFVFGGMNTEGEIYNDCIVTVID
- the Hspa5 gene encoding endoplasmic reticulum chaperone BiP, which gives rise to MKLSLVAAVLLLLCAARAEEEDKKEDVGTVVGIDLGTTYSCVGVFKNGRVEIIANDQGNRITPSYVAFTPEGERLIGDAAKNQLTSNPENTVFDAKRLIGRTWNDPSVQQDIKFLPFKVVEKKTKPYIQVDIGGGQTKTFAPEEISAMVLTKMKETAEAYLGKKVTHAVVTVPAYFNDAQRQATKDAGTIAGLNVMRIINEPTAAAIAYGLDKREGEKNILVFDLGGGTFDVSLLTIDNGVFEVVATNGDTHLGGEDFDQRVMEHFIKLYKKKTGKDVRKDNRAVQKLRREVEKAKRALSSQHQARIEIESFYEGEDFSETLTRAKFEELNMDLFRSTMKPVQKVLEDSDLKKSDIDEIVLVGGSTRIPKIQQLVKEFFNGKEPSRGINPDEAVAYGAAVQAGVLSGDQDTGDLVLLDVCPLTLGIETVGGVMTKLIPRNTVVPTKKSQIFSTASDNQPTVTIKVYEGERPLTKDNHLLGTFDLTGIPPAPRGVPQIEVTFEIDVNGILRVTAEDKGTGNKNKITITNDQNRLTPEEIERMVNDAEKFAEEDKRLKERIDTRNELESYAYSLKNQIGDKEKLGGKLSSEDKETMEKAVEEKIEWLESHQDADIEDFKAKKKELEEIVQPIISKLYGSAGPPPTGEEDTSERDEL